In Deltaproteobacteria bacterium, a single window of DNA contains:
- a CDS encoding CoA transferase, translating into MPKLLGALHGIRIVECAQDIAGPYAAMLLAEQGADVIKIEPPGGDRARALPGFHVWNRSKRNVVADLATDGGRARLHTLCDHADVLITDSLSQSGALSYDALAARNPALIQCWMPPYGGRGPDADALVSDDLVAARSGLLASQWGYREGPVFITLPVASYGTAMLAAGAVCAALNARNRTGRGQSIEVSWLAGAFAMQTGSIVAHPALLRVMGLVRDPQGVIPVYRLFKASDDWLFIACGNPTFFNKMCLVFERPELVSDPRFDGAPWVIAPAYWAEIKQLIQSIVATKPRAEWLRLLDEADIPCAPVLTRSDFIDDPQVAHLGMRQEIDDSQLGRTIQMGVPVNLRDTPGAIQCAAPRLLDAVISDQWKVTRQTPPPIRNTPSAIRPEATGPLAGTLVLDFTNYIAGPSAAMVLALAGADVIKIEAPSGDPFRAFGFGFFGWNQGKRGVALDFSKPESRATVYDLVRRADVLVENLRPGATQRLGIDYETIAAINPRLIYGSITAFGSSGPRGQEAGFDPLLQARSGVMAAQGGHGGDPVFLACAACDYAVGLLAAFGVMAALYTRERTGRGQLVETSLAQAAMAAQSGEFVYYDGRPDMEHGGRDLIGRHPLRRAYQCADGWIFVSATATHWPAMRAAVAAACRTDDPTGEPADGATGTQLAAILAGRDRDQVLAQLAAVGVPAAPVLGVADLFDDQQILANNLLHTGTAANWGEFQQTGTLVHYAATPVTIARIAPQRGEHNEEILRSVLGYSSEHIALLRSRGALVD; encoded by the coding sequence ATGCCGAAACTATTGGGAGCCCTCCACGGCATCCGAATCGTCGAGTGCGCGCAAGACATCGCCGGGCCGTACGCGGCCATGCTGCTGGCGGAGCAGGGTGCCGACGTCATCAAGATCGAGCCGCCCGGCGGCGATCGCGCGCGCGCGCTGCCGGGCTTTCATGTGTGGAACCGCAGCAAGCGCAACGTCGTTGCCGATCTCGCCACCGACGGGGGACGCGCTCGGCTGCACACGCTCTGCGATCACGCCGATGTGCTGATCACGGACTCGCTCTCGCAGTCTGGCGCGCTGAGCTACGATGCCTTGGCCGCGCGCAACCCGGCGCTGATTCAATGCTGGATGCCGCCGTATGGCGGTCGCGGTCCCGATGCGGACGCGTTGGTCAGCGACGACCTGGTCGCGGCCCGCAGCGGATTGCTCGCGAGTCAGTGGGGCTACCGCGAGGGGCCAGTGTTCATCACCCTGCCGGTGGCGAGTTACGGGACGGCGATGCTCGCCGCCGGCGCGGTGTGCGCCGCGCTCAATGCGCGGAACCGCACTGGCCGCGGCCAATCGATCGAAGTGTCGTGGCTCGCGGGCGCGTTCGCGATGCAGACCGGCAGCATCGTTGCGCATCCGGCCCTGCTGCGCGTGATGGGATTGGTGCGCGACCCCCAAGGCGTGATTCCGGTCTATCGTCTCTTCAAAGCGAGCGACGACTGGCTGTTCATCGCTTGCGGCAATCCGACCTTCTTCAACAAGATGTGTCTGGTGTTCGAGCGGCCCGAGTTGGTGTCCGACCCCCGCTTCGATGGCGCGCCGTGGGTGATCGCTCCGGCGTATTGGGCGGAGATCAAGCAACTCATTCAATCGATCGTCGCGACCAAACCGCGCGCCGAATGGCTGCGCCTGCTCGACGAAGCCGACATCCCGTGCGCGCCAGTGCTCACCCGCAGCGACTTCATCGACGACCCACAGGTCGCGCACCTCGGCATGCGCCAAGAGATCGATGATTCGCAGCTCGGCCGCACAATCCAGATGGGCGTGCCGGTGAATCTGCGCGACACCCCGGGCGCGATCCAGTGTGCAGCCCCGCGACTGCTTGATGCAGTGATAAGTGACCAGTGGAAAGTGACGAGACAAACGCCGCCGCCGATCCGCAATACGCCATCAGCCATACGCCCCGAAGCGACCGGCCCGCTCGCCGGCACGCTCGTGCTCGACTTCACCAACTACATCGCCGGCCCGTCCGCCGCGATGGTGCTGGCTCTCGCGGGTGCTGATGTGATCAAGATCGAAGCGCCGAGCGGCGATCCGTTTCGCGCCTTCGGGTTCGGCTTCTTCGGGTGGAATCAAGGTAAGCGCGGCGTCGCGCTCGATTTCAGCAAGCCGGAGTCGCGCGCCACGGTGTATGACTTGGTTCGACGCGCCGACGTGTTGGTGGAGAACCTGCGTCCCGGCGCGACGCAACGGCTCGGCATTGACTACGAAACGATTGCCGCGATCAATCCCCGACTCATCTACGGCAGCATCACCGCGTTCGGCTCGAGCGGCCCACGCGGGCAGGAGGCCGGTTTTGATCCGTTGCTGCAGGCGCGCAGCGGCGTGATGGCTGCGCAGGGCGGACACGGCGGCGATCCGGTCTTCCTCGCCTGCGCGGCGTGCGACTACGCCGTCGGTTTGCTGGCGGCGTTCGGCGTCATGGCCGCGCTGTACACGCGCGAGCGCACGGGACGCGGACAACTCGTCGAGACGTCACTGGCACAGGCGGCGATGGCGGCGCAGTCGGGCGAGTTCGTGTACTACGACGGTCGACCCGACATGGAGCACGGCGGCCGTGATCTGATCGGCCGTCATCCGTTGCGACGGGCGTACCAGTGCGCCGATGGTTGGATCTTCGTCAGCGCCACCGCGACTCATTGGCCGGCGATGCGGGCCGCGGTAGCCGCGGCGTGTCGAACCGATGATCCGACCGGCGAACCGGCGGACGGGGCTACCGGCACGCAGCTCGCCGCGATCCTCGCTGGCCGCGATCGCGACCAAGTGCTCGCACAACTCGCGGCTGTGGGCGTGCCCGCGGCGCCTGTGCTTGGTGTTGCCGACCTGTTCGACGATCAACAGATTCTCGCCAACAATTTGTTGCACACCGGCACCGCCGCGAACTGGGGCGAGTTCCAGCAAACCGGTACGCTGGTGCACTACGCCGCCACGCCTGTGACCATCGCGCGCATCGCACCGCAGCGCGGCGAGCACAACGAGGAGATTCTCCGCAGTGTCCTCGGGTATTCGTCCGAGCACATCGCCCTACTTCGATCGCGGGGCGCGCTGGTCGACTGA
- a CDS encoding ROK family protein yields the protein MTRVPHRIGVDLGGTKIEGVVLDADHQPLFRQRVATEAEHGYEHILARIINLVGALRAHAPMCAGLGIGTPGAISTVDGTMKNSNTACLNGRDLRGDLERTLGLPIVMENDANCFALAEAVAGAGRGTGLVFGVIMGTGVGGGIVINASLHRGVQNIAGEWGHHCIDPNGPPCYCGHRGCVEAYISGPAVSREYAARTGESLAMAALVDRAHAGHPPAVELLDYFLDRFGRSLANVITILDPDLIVLGGGLSNIDELYTRGRDAVARYVFNDQLRTPIVRHQLGDSAGVIGAALLVQ from the coding sequence GTGACGCGCGTCCCTCACCGTATCGGCGTCGACCTCGGCGGCACCAAGATCGAAGGCGTCGTCCTCGATGCGGACCATCAGCCGCTGTTTCGCCAGCGCGTCGCCACTGAAGCGGAGCACGGCTACGAGCACATCTTGGCGCGCATCATCAACTTGGTCGGCGCGCTGCGGGCGCATGCACCGATGTGCGCGGGCCTCGGCATCGGCACGCCGGGCGCCATTTCCACTGTCGATGGCACGATGAAAAATTCGAACACCGCGTGTCTCAACGGACGCGATCTGCGCGGCGATCTGGAGCGCACGCTCGGACTCCCGATCGTCATGGAGAACGACGCGAACTGCTTCGCGCTGGCGGAAGCCGTGGCGGGCGCGGGACGCGGCACCGGGTTGGTGTTCGGCGTCATCATGGGCACCGGCGTCGGCGGCGGCATCGTGATCAACGCCTCGTTGCACCGCGGCGTGCAGAACATCGCCGGCGAGTGGGGCCATCACTGCATCGATCCCAATGGCCCGCCTTGCTACTGCGGCCACCGCGGATGCGTCGAGGCGTACATCTCGGGCCCGGCAGTGAGTCGCGAATACGCGGCGCGCACCGGTGAGTCGCTGGCGATGGCCGCCCTCGTCGACCGTGCCCACGCCGGCCATCCGCCGGCCGTGGAGCTGTTGGACTATTTCCTCGATCGCTTCGGCCGCAGCCTAGCCAACGTCATCACCATCCTCGATCCCGATCTGATTGTGCTGGGCGGTGGGTTGTCCAACATCGATGAGCTGTACACTCGCGGCCGTGACGCCGTGGCGCGCTACGTCTTCAACGACCAGTTGCGCACGCCGATCGTACGCCACCAACTCGGCGACTCGGCGGGCGTGATCGGCGCCGCGCTGTTGGTGCAATGA
- a CDS encoding LLM class flavin-dependent oxidoreductase: MARKLAISFDWQGTFDRERALERVKIADEVGVDSVWIAEAWGRDCFTLLTQVAERTKRIRLGTGIVNVYSRTPAALAQHFATLDELSGGRMIAGFGTSGINVIEHFHGVKFEPSLTRLREVVEIFKMLIRHEPLKYRGKLFHLERGFTLRFAPVRPLIPVHLATLNPKALTVTARLADGWLPVMIPIDKLSSEITALRAQVTEAGRDPGAFEVHAPGGVTVATGAARPKAEMAQAGTTAFYIGRMGVYYARQLERFGFVDEVATVKEAWKDSSAAAAAAVPEAMRRRLGTVGDVSECRERLAAEAAAGADIHRVNIVTDDIREYGKTLEQLLA; this comes from the coding sequence ATGGCGCGCAAATTGGCAATCTCGTTTGACTGGCAAGGCACCTTCGATCGCGAACGGGCGTTGGAACGGGTCAAGATCGCCGATGAAGTCGGCGTTGATTCGGTGTGGATAGCAGAGGCCTGGGGGCGTGACTGCTTCACGCTGCTAACCCAGGTTGCCGAGCGCACCAAACGCATTCGCCTCGGCACCGGCATCGTCAACGTCTACTCGCGCACCCCGGCGGCGCTGGCGCAACACTTCGCCACGCTCGATGAACTGTCCGGCGGCCGCATGATTGCCGGGTTCGGCACCAGCGGGATCAACGTCATCGAGCACTTTCACGGCGTGAAGTTCGAGCCGTCGCTGACGCGGCTGCGCGAAGTGGTGGAGATCTTCAAGATGCTGATCCGGCACGAGCCGCTCAAGTACCGTGGTAAGTTGTTTCACCTCGAACGCGGCTTCACGCTGCGCTTCGCGCCGGTACGCCCGCTCATTCCGGTCCACTTGGCCACGCTGAATCCGAAGGCGTTGACGGTCACCGCGCGGCTCGCCGACGGCTGGCTGCCGGTGATGATCCCGATCGACAAGCTGAGCAGCGAGATCACGGCACTGCGCGCGCAAGTGACCGAAGCCGGGCGCGACCCGGGTGCGTTCGAGGTTCATGCGCCCGGTGGCGTGACCGTGGCCACCGGCGCCGCGCGACCGAAGGCCGAGATGGCGCAGGCTGGTACCACCGCCTTCTACATCGGGCGCATGGGCGTGTACTACGCGCGGCAGCTCGAGCGCTTCGGCTTCGTCGATGAAGTCGCCACGGTAAAGGAAGCGTGGAAGGACAGTTCCGCGGCGGCCGCCGCCGCGGTGCCCGAAGCGATGCGCCGCCGACTCGGTACCGTCGGCGACGTCAGCGAGTGTCGCGAGCGGCTGGCGGCCGAAGCCGCCGCCGGCGCCGACATCCACCGCGTCAACATCGTCACCGACGACATCCGCGAGTACGGCAAGACGTTGGAGCAACTGTTGGCGTGA
- a CDS encoding nuclear transport factor 2 family protein produces MAKKPKKAPRAKAKAGKRPAAKKVAARRVIRKKVAKPAARKPAAKAAAAPKPAAPNPLRGLAQRIVELTLSQNDEASFALYSDSIESVEPGQPPAVGIEAIRQKFAMWRGMISDSSWRARSVWVDGSTIIIEWAGRVTFAATGKQAELNEVAIHEIANGKIVRERFYYDRGALQP; encoded by the coding sequence ATGGCTAAGAAACCCAAGAAGGCGCCGCGAGCGAAGGCCAAGGCGGGCAAGCGCCCCGCGGCAAAGAAGGTCGCAGCGCGCCGAGTGATCCGTAAGAAGGTGGCAAAGCCGGCAGCGCGCAAGCCGGCAGCCAAGGCGGCGGCAGCGCCGAAGCCCGCCGCCCCGAATCCGCTTCGCGGCCTGGCGCAGCGGATCGTCGAGCTTACCCTCAGCCAGAACGACGAGGCATCGTTTGCGCTCTACTCGGACTCTATCGAGTCGGTGGAGCCGGGGCAGCCACCTGCCGTTGGCATCGAGGCGATCCGGCAGAAGTTCGCGATGTGGCGAGGCATGATCAGCGACTCGTCGTGGCGCGCGCGCAGCGTGTGGGTTGACGGGAGCACCATCATCATCGAGTGGGCCGGTCGCGTCACCTTTGCCGCGACTGGCAAACAGGCCGAACTCAACGAGGTGGCCATCCACGAGATCGCCAACGGCAAGATCGTGCGCGAACGGTTCTACTACGATCGCGGCGCGTTGCAGCCCTGA
- a CDS encoding response regulator codes for MMTGRSEASGPQAAGLILLVEDDPSDAEITIRALRRARLLNPVRVVPDAESALMLLQRQEYEGRIEDRRVDLLLLDLGLPRMSGRELLDTIWDDRHLQHIPAIVLTSSDSVTDRLRSYKHGALGFLNKPIDVAELFRVLSDRSDAGLVFVRTERKG; via the coding sequence ATGATGACTGGAAGAAGTGAAGCCAGCGGACCGCAGGCTGCCGGGCTTATCCTGCTCGTTGAAGATGATCCGAGCGACGCCGAAATTACGATTCGGGCGCTCCGGCGCGCGCGGCTGCTCAACCCCGTCCGAGTCGTTCCCGACGCGGAGAGCGCGCTGATGTTGTTGCAGCGCCAAGAGTACGAAGGGCGGATCGAAGATCGCCGCGTCGATCTGCTGTTGCTCGATCTCGGCCTGCCGCGCATGAGCGGGCGCGAGCTGCTCGATACGATCTGGGACGATCGCCATCTGCAACACATCCCGGCGATTGTCCTGACCAGTTCGGATTCAGTGACCGACCGGTTGCGGAGCTACAAGCATGGGGCGCTCGGGTTCCTGAACAAGCCAATCGACGTCGCCGAACTCTTTCGGGTGTTGAGCGATCGCAGTGATGCGGGGCTGGTGTTCGTTCGTACTGAGCGAAAAGGGTAA
- a CDS encoding PAS domain S-box protein: MKPTLNLLCVDDDSADADLELSALRHEFTVVATRVDTAVALGAALQSGQHEIVLCDYSMPHFSGPEALALWQAAGAPIPFVFVSGKLSEEVAVECIKAGATDYVLKDNLTRLPTAVGRALREFAGARELRRVQAERARIAAAVAQMDEGLLITESDGRIVYVNPAFTRITGYDLAAVIGQTPRLMRPGTTPQSLYSDMWRRITAGEVWSGQLVNRRRDGSCYDAEVTIAPVFDSEGRLINFCSIQRDVSARVAAERHLRELNAQLAETDRLKDEFLAAFSHELRMPLHVILGYADLLQGSVGAVLSPDVSGKLDVIARSAGRLSKLINETLDLARLRIKAIRPQFEPFDLAILVREVAEAFAPLAASKGVTLHCEVAAAPMLITTDPIRVRQVIGNLVDNAVKFTDHGEVRVGSAVDAGQAIVEVRDTGIGVAAADIPHMFEDFRQLSAGSTRRYGGCGLGLALTKRWLVLLGGSVEVESELGRGSCFRVTLPRTPPAAND, from the coding sequence ATGAAGCCAACGTTGAACCTGTTGTGCGTGGATGACGATTCCGCCGACGCGGATCTCGAGCTGAGCGCCTTGCGCCACGAGTTTACCGTCGTGGCGACGCGCGTGGATACCGCCGTGGCCCTCGGTGCAGCGTTGCAATCGGGCCAGCACGAGATCGTGCTGTGCGACTATTCCATGCCGCACTTCTCCGGCCCCGAAGCGCTCGCGTTGTGGCAGGCCGCAGGTGCGCCGATCCCGTTCGTGTTCGTCAGCGGCAAATTGAGCGAAGAAGTCGCGGTCGAGTGCATCAAGGCGGGTGCGACCGACTATGTGCTGAAGGACAACCTGACGCGGCTGCCCACCGCGGTCGGACGCGCCTTGCGCGAGTTTGCGGGCGCCCGCGAGTTGCGCCGCGTGCAAGCGGAACGGGCGCGCATTGCGGCGGCGGTCGCGCAGATGGACGAAGGGCTCCTGATCACCGAGTCCGACGGCCGCATCGTCTACGTCAACCCGGCATTCACCCGTATCACCGGCTACGATCTCGCCGCGGTCATTGGTCAGACCCCACGGCTGATGCGCCCCGGAACCACTCCGCAATCTCTGTACAGCGACATGTGGCGGCGCATCACCGCTGGCGAGGTGTGGTCCGGTCAACTCGTCAATCGGCGGCGCGACGGGAGTTGCTACGACGCTGAAGTCACGATAGCCCCTGTGTTCGATAGCGAGGGGCGACTGATCAACTTCTGCTCGATCCAGCGTGATGTCAGCGCGCGCGTCGCTGCCGAGCGGCACCTGCGTGAATTGAATGCTCAGCTGGCGGAAACCGATCGGTTGAAGGACGAATTTCTTGCCGCCTTCTCGCACGAGCTGCGGATGCCGCTGCACGTCATCCTCGGCTACGCCGATCTCTTACAAGGCAGCGTTGGCGCGGTATTGAGTCCGGACGTGAGTGGCAAACTCGACGTGATCGCCCGCAGCGCCGGTCGCCTCTCGAAGTTGATCAACGAAACGCTCGACTTGGCGCGCCTGCGCATCAAAGCCATTCGGCCGCAGTTCGAACCGTTCGACCTTGCCATCCTGGTGCGCGAGGTGGCCGAAGCGTTCGCGCCGCTCGCCGCCAGCAAGGGGGTGACGTTGCACTGCGAGGTCGCGGCGGCACCGATGCTGATCACCACTGATCCCATCCGCGTCCGCCAAGTGATCGGTAACCTCGTCGACAACGCGGTGAAGTTCACCGATCACGGCGAGGTGCGCGTGGGCTCGGCGGTCGACGCCGGCCAGGCGATCGTCGAAGTGCGCGACACCGGCATCGGCGTAGCCGCCGCCGACATCCCGCACATGTTCGAGGACTTTCGCCAGCTCAGCGCGGGCTCGACGCGCCGCTACGGCGGCTGTGGCCTCGGACTCGCGCTGACCAAGCGCTGGCTCGTGCTGCTCGGCGGCAGCGTCGAGGTCGAAAGTGAACTCGGCCGCGGCAGTTGCTTCCGCGTCACGTTGCCGCGCACGCCACCCGCTGCGAACGATTGA
- the fabD gene encoding ACP S-malonyltransferase has product MSLRGVAFLFPGQGSQAVGMGRDLYDEFPAVRELFAEADAALGFALSRIVHDGPEDELRRTANTQPAIVLVSVAAYRVLNLEPAVVAGHSLGEYSALVAAGGLDFRDAIALVHKRGRYMQEAVPEGQGAMFALLGAERDAVERAIASVGEGAVDIANLNAPGQIVIAGERDATRAAAAAVGGRAVELPVSAPFHCRLMQPAEDRLRADLAAITFHDLRVPLFNNVDAKMIRTATEACDGVARQVSRPVRWHELMTRMVADAGIHTVVEVGPGSVLTGLARRIDRNLKRYNVEDRASLDATRTALAGAA; this is encoded by the coding sequence ATGAGTCTGCGCGGCGTTGCGTTTCTGTTTCCCGGGCAGGGATCTCAAGCGGTGGGGATGGGTCGCGATCTGTACGACGAGTTTCCCGCTGTCCGTGAGTTGTTCGCTGAAGCGGATGCCGCACTCGGCTTCGCGCTGTCGCGCATTGTGCACGATGGACCCGAGGACGAGCTGCGCCGGACGGCCAACACGCAGCCAGCCATCGTCTTGGTGAGCGTCGCCGCGTACCGCGTTCTCAATCTGGAGCCCGCCGTGGTCGCGGGTCACAGCCTCGGTGAGTACTCCGCGCTGGTGGCGGCCGGCGGGCTCGACTTCCGCGATGCGATCGCGTTGGTGCACAAGCGCGGCCGCTACATGCAAGAGGCGGTACCCGAAGGGCAGGGCGCGATGTTCGCGCTGCTGGGCGCGGAACGCGACGCGGTCGAGCGCGCGATTGCGTCGGTTGGCGAGGGCGCGGTCGATATCGCCAATCTCAATGCACCGGGGCAAATCGTCATCGCCGGCGAGCGTGACGCGACGCGGGCGGCCGCCGCCGCGGTGGGCGGCAGAGCGGTGGAGCTGCCCGTCAGCGCACCGTTTCACTGCCGGCTGATGCAACCAGCCGAGGACCGTTTGCGCGCCGACCTCGCGGCGATCACGTTCCATGATCTGCGCGTGCCGCTGTTCAACAACGTCGACGCGAAGATGATTCGCACCGCGACCGAGGCGTGCGATGGCGTGGCGCGCCAAGTCAGTCGCCCGGTGCGATGGCACGAGCTGATGACGCGCATGGTGGCGGATGCGGGCATTCACACGGTAGTCGAGGTCGGCCCCGGCAGCGTACTCACCGGCCTCGCCCGCCGCATCGACAGGAATCTGAAACGCTACAACGTCGAAGACCGCGCGTCGCTCGATGCGACGCGGACGGCGTTGGCGGGCGCGGCGTGA
- a CDS encoding class I fructose-bisphosphate aldolase: MTDRTREILSWYGSDTPGTRTNIARLLNHGRLGGTGKLVILPVDQGFEHGPARSFAPNPAGYDPRYHFELALAAGCNAYAAPLGFLEAGAAEFAGDIPLILKLNNSDSLTGGADPCPAITGSVDDALRLGCVAIGFTIYPASAARNEMFGQIRALAEEAKRKGLAVVVWSYPRGSGVSKEGETAIDVVAYAAQIAAQLGAHVIKVKPPTAHIEQSAAKKVYEKERIPVATLAERIRHVVQSAFGGRRIVIFSGGEAKETSAIYDEVRAIRDGGGFGSIIGRNSFQRPKDEAVKFLHAVMDIYAGKTK; this comes from the coding sequence ATGACCGATCGCACGCGAGAGATTTTGAGCTGGTACGGCAGCGACACGCCGGGCACCCGCACCAACATTGCCCGCCTTCTGAATCATGGCCGACTCGGTGGCACCGGCAAGCTCGTCATTCTACCGGTGGATCAGGGTTTCGAGCACGGGCCGGCACGCAGCTTCGCGCCTAATCCGGCCGGATACGATCCGCGCTACCACTTCGAGTTGGCGCTGGCGGCGGGGTGCAATGCATACGCAGCACCGCTCGGCTTCCTCGAAGCCGGCGCGGCGGAGTTCGCCGGGGACATTCCGCTGATCCTCAAGCTCAACAACTCCGACTCGCTGACCGGCGGCGCGGATCCGTGTCCGGCGATCACCGGCAGCGTCGACGATGCGCTGCGGCTTGGCTGCGTGGCGATCGGCTTCACCATCTATCCGGCCTCGGCGGCGCGCAACGAGATGTTCGGCCAGATCCGGGCGCTGGCGGAAGAAGCCAAACGCAAGGGCCTCGCAGTCGTCGTCTGGTCGTACCCGCGCGGCTCGGGCGTCTCGAAGGAAGGGGAGACCGCCATTGATGTGGTCGCCTACGCCGCGCAGATTGCCGCGCAGCTCGGCGCGCATGTGATCAAGGTGAAGCCGCCGACGGCGCACATCGAGCAGTCGGCCGCCAAGAAAGTGTACGAGAAGGAACGCATTCCCGTCGCTACGCTCGCCGAACGCATCCGCCACGTCGTGCAGAGCGCCTTCGGTGGCCGCCGCATCGTGATCTTTTCCGGTGGCGAAGCGAAGGAGACTTCCGCGATCTACGACGAAGTGCGCGCCATCCGCGATGGCGGTGGCTTCGGATCGATCATTGGCCGCAACTCCTTCCAGCGGCCGAAGGACGAAGCCGTGAAGTTCCTCCACGCGGTGATGGACATCTACGCCGGGAAAACCAAGTAG